In a single window of the Veillonella sp. genome:
- a CDS encoding NCS2 family permease, giving the protein MLDKLFQLSERGTTVKTEILAGITTFITMAYILFLAPNILSLGGMDKDAVLIATALGGGLVTIAMGLFVNYPIALAPGVGLLAFYSFTVVLGMGVSWQTALGAVFISGLVFLVLTLTSIRQMIVEGIPASMKVAITVGIGLFIAIIGLKLSGLMAISISLSPNSLGQVVQTHGNLVPPASEALLTLGNLHNGETLLALFSLIFTALLMARKIQGSLLIGVVVTTIVSYATGLSTMPENFTVLAVPDFSKAAFLQLDIPGALHMGLITIIFSFTFVELFDSMGTLIGTATEAKIADPKSGKFPGLGKAMTVDAIGVSAGALLGTSTITAFVESAAGVGAGGRTGLTAVTTGVLFLICLFLAPIVSLVPNAATSPVLIIVGALMLGAIRNIDFDDWTEGFPAFLVIVLMPFTYSIANGISAGLIAYPLLKIIAGRAKEVNWIMYVLAVLVIIRYVFF; this is encoded by the coding sequence ATGTTAGATAAACTATTTCAACTCAGTGAGCGCGGTACCACTGTTAAAACCGAAATTTTAGCAGGTATTACTACGTTTATCACGATGGCGTACATCCTATTCTTAGCGCCTAACATTCTTAGTCTCGGAGGGATGGATAAAGACGCAGTCCTCATCGCTACAGCCTTAGGTGGTGGCCTTGTAACGATTGCTATGGGTTTATTCGTAAACTATCCTATCGCCCTCGCTCCAGGGGTTGGCCTCTTAGCCTTTTACTCCTTTACCGTAGTTCTCGGTATGGGCGTGTCCTGGCAAACAGCATTGGGTGCTGTATTTATCTCCGGTCTCGTATTCCTCGTATTAACACTTACGTCGATACGCCAAATGATCGTTGAAGGCATCCCAGCCTCTATGAAGGTTGCCATTACTGTTGGTATCGGCCTCTTCATCGCTATCATCGGCTTAAAATTATCCGGCTTGATGGCAATTTCTATTAGTTTGTCTCCAAACTCCTTAGGCCAAGTTGTGCAAACACATGGTAATTTAGTACCTCCAGCATCCGAGGCACTCTTGACGCTCGGTAATTTGCACAATGGTGAAACATTGTTGGCTCTATTCTCCCTCATCTTTACAGCTCTATTGATGGCTCGTAAAATTCAAGGTTCCCTCTTGATTGGTGTGGTAGTAACAACAATTGTATCCTATGCTACTGGCCTTTCCACAATGCCTGAGAACTTCACTGTATTAGCAGTGCCTGATTTCTCTAAAGCAGCATTCCTTCAATTAGATATTCCTGGTGCGCTCCACATGGGCTTAATCACGATTATCTTCTCCTTCACCTTCGTAGAATTGTTCGACTCTATGGGTACGTTGATCGGTACTGCTACAGAGGCGAAAATTGCAGATCCTAAATCTGGTAAATTCCCAGGTCTTGGTAAAGCCATGACTGTCGATGCTATCGGCGTTAGTGCTGGTGCATTGCTCGGTACTTCTACGATTACTGCCTTTGTTGAAAGTGCGGCAGGTGTAGGTGCTGGTGGCCGTACAGGCTTAACGGCTGTTACAACAGGCGTATTATTCTTAATCTGCTTGTTCTTGGCTCCAATCGTATCCTTGGTACCAAATGCAGCCACATCTCCTGTTCTTATCATTGTCGGTGCCCTCATGTTAGGTGCTATCAGAAATATTGACTTCGATGATTGGACAGAAGGCTTCCCTGCATTCCTCGTTATCGTTTTGATGCCGTTCACATACAGCATCGCTAATGGTATCTCTGCAGGTCTTATTGCATACCCTCTACTCAAAATTATTGCAGGTCGTGCAAAAGAGGTTAACTGGATTATGTACGTATTAGCGGTACTCGTTATCATCCGTTACGTATTCTTCTAA
- a CDS encoding Rrf2 family transcriptional regulator, which translates to MKISTKGRYALRILADIAEHGVEKNVPIREIAERQGFSDKYLEGIVSRLSSAGLVKSGRGKYGGYRLVKSPAEYNVYEILYAAEDSIALVSCLEDDVEPCPMFNDCLTAPLWQYLQDEFRHVMERVSLQDVMDHKFPTE; encoded by the coding sequence ATGAAAATATCTACTAAAGGGCGTTATGCTCTACGGATATTGGCTGATATTGCAGAGCACGGGGTAGAAAAAAATGTACCAATTCGTGAAATTGCTGAACGCCAAGGATTTTCCGATAAATACTTAGAGGGGATTGTATCTCGCTTATCCTCCGCTGGCCTCGTTAAAAGTGGCCGTGGTAAATACGGTGGATATCGCTTGGTGAAATCGCCTGCTGAATACAATGTATATGAAATTTTATATGCTGCAGAGGACTCCATTGCTCTCGTATCTTGTTTAGAAGATGATGTTGAGCCATGTCCTATGTTTAATGATTGCTTGACTGCTCCTTTGTGGCAGTACTTGCAAGATGAATTCCGTCACGTTATGGAACGCGTATCCTTACAAGATGTAATGGATCACAAATTTCCAACGGAATAA
- a CDS encoding MFS transporter, translated as MSTTAYDARGGMRNVWIITAAMTVLAICYTMIIPFLPIYLLELGVPKADVALWSGLVFGITFLIAGIMAPIWGKIADNKGKKRMALRAGFAIAICYVLIGLVTDQYQLLMGRALVGFANGFYPAAMTMVSLSVDEKQVGRTLGIFQTGLILGNVIGPFLGGAVESVVGMRPVFYVSGIAVFIATLAVLFFVKEPKLHAKGADGKEQPAQPTKSTSLREDFKAVQQQPVLVRLLWIFFFMQCAIMMLQPILALYVGDMQGTMEGAAMISGTILSIGGLAGSLTTNLWVRLGERRGYFKTISYCMMGSGIVLLLQSLPVGIWWFGILQVLIGSCIVGINPSLSAAVTLNTDPSFRGRMFGMTTTAQQFGSMVGPVFASIVSTYIGISYVFSITGLLLLYMAFQSRKLSAKHE; from the coding sequence ATGAGCACAACTGCATATGATGCTCGTGGTGGTATGCGCAATGTATGGATTATTACAGCTGCCATGACGGTACTGGCTATATGTTACACCATGATCATTCCGTTTTTGCCTATCTACCTTTTAGAGTTAGGAGTGCCAAAGGCTGATGTAGCACTTTGGTCAGGCCTCGTTTTCGGTATTACCTTCCTCATCGCCGGCATTATGGCTCCTATATGGGGGAAGATTGCGGATAATAAAGGTAAAAAACGGATGGCTTTGCGCGCCGGCTTTGCCATTGCCATTTGTTATGTATTAATTGGTTTAGTTACAGACCAATATCAACTACTCATGGGCCGTGCGCTCGTTGGTTTTGCCAATGGGTTCTATCCAGCGGCAATGACTATGGTGTCCCTCAGTGTTGATGAGAAACAGGTCGGTAGGACTTTAGGCATCTTCCAAACGGGGCTTATCTTGGGTAATGTCATCGGTCCATTTTTAGGTGGCGCCGTTGAAAGTGTAGTAGGCATGCGCCCTGTGTTTTATGTATCTGGTATCGCTGTATTTATTGCCACATTGGCGGTATTGTTCTTTGTGAAAGAACCAAAATTACATGCTAAAGGTGCTGATGGAAAGGAACAGCCGGCTCAACCTACTAAATCTACATCGCTACGTGAAGACTTTAAAGCTGTTCAACAACAGCCAGTATTAGTACGATTGCTTTGGATTTTCTTCTTTATGCAATGTGCTATCATGATGTTGCAACCTATCTTGGCCCTCTATGTCGGGGATATGCAAGGTACCATGGAAGGGGCGGCTATGATCTCTGGTACAATCCTTAGTATCGGCGGCTTAGCAGGATCCTTGACGACTAACCTATGGGTTCGCCTTGGTGAACGCCGTGGCTACTTTAAGACCATATCCTACTGTATGATGGGGAGTGGCATCGTCCTCTTACTTCAAAGCTTGCCAGTGGGCATTTGGTGGTTTGGTATTTTACAAGTCTTAATAGGTTCTTGTATCGTAGGCATCAACCCATCCTTGAGTGCTGCTGTAACACTCAATACGGATCCAAGCTTTAGAGGTCGCATGTTTGGTATGACAACAACAGCCCAACAATTTGGGTCTATGGTAGGACCAGTATTTGCCAGTATTGTATCCACCTATATAGGTATATCCTATGTATTTAGTATTACAGGCTTGTTATTGTTATATATGGCATTCCAATCTAGAAAACTATCTGCCAAGCACGAATAA
- the aroD gene encoding type I 3-dehydroquinate dehydratase: MVRIGHTVLGEKGTKICVPIVGTTMKEILDATAVACNTPCHVVELRIDYYERAHSIDAIIELLMLIKPQLKGRALLFTWRTKGEGGEKSISTQDYFTMLERIIPTGLVDAIDIELFFDQDRMLKTIEFAKVHGITIIMSNHDFNGTPSHEVIVNRLIQMKEFLADVPKIAVMPHTTGDVLTLLEATAEVKALYPSDPIITMAMGPLGAVTRAAGALFGNAMTFASAGKASAPGQIDVYELKRILDTIDVDGVFDEQQHKRVKVH; encoded by the coding sequence ATGGTCCGTATCGGTCATACTGTACTCGGTGAAAAGGGTACAAAGATATGTGTGCCTATCGTGGGCACAACAATGAAAGAAATTTTAGATGCCACTGCGGTTGCATGTAATACACCGTGTCATGTAGTGGAGCTACGCATTGACTATTACGAGCGGGCCCACTCCATTGACGCTATTATTGAACTGTTAATGCTCATCAAGCCTCAATTAAAAGGTCGTGCCTTGTTATTTACATGGCGCACAAAGGGTGAAGGCGGGGAGAAATCTATTTCCACACAAGACTACTTCACAATGTTAGAGCGCATTATTCCTACAGGTTTAGTAGATGCTATCGATATTGAACTCTTCTTTGATCAAGATAGAATGCTCAAAACCATTGAGTTTGCCAAGGTACATGGTATTACGATTATCATGAGTAACCATGATTTTAATGGTACACCAAGTCATGAGGTCATTGTAAATCGACTTATTCAAATGAAAGAGTTCTTGGCAGACGTGCCAAAGATAGCGGTTATGCCGCATACAACGGGCGATGTTCTTACACTACTTGAGGCGACAGCTGAAGTAAAAGCCTTATATCCATCCGATCCAATCATTACGATGGCCATGGGGCCACTAGGTGCTGTTACACGCGCTGCAGGCGCTCTATTCGGCAATGCTATGACCTTTGCCTCTGCTGGCAAAGCATCTGCACCAGGTCAAATCGATGTATATGAACTCAAACGAATTCTTGATACCATCGACGTAGATGGCGTATTCGACGAACAACAACATAAACGCGTAAAAGTACATTGA
- a CDS encoding type II toxin-antitoxin system RelE/ParE family toxin, with the protein MIHKIVLSKIAKKDLRNILLSLKEKTEDLNLILQHQSEIIDNAFSLDIFPERYPLYHGKYNKKNLRKMVTKHYIILYSIKNKTVIINKILAQGMNI; encoded by the coding sequence ATGATACATAAGATTGTACTATCTAAAATCGCTAAGAAAGACCTACGAAATATACTATTATCTTTAAAGGAAAAAACAGAAGATTTAAACCTTATTCTTCAACATCAGTCAGAAATCATTGATAATGCATTCTCCCTTGATATTTTTCCTGAAAGGTATCCTTTATATCACGGAAAATATAATAAGAAAAATTTACGAAAAATGGTCACAAAACATTATATTATCTTATACTCTATAAAAAATAAAACTGTAATAATTAATAAAATACTAGCACAAGGTATGAACATATAA
- a CDS encoding type II toxin-antitoxin system RelB/DinJ family antitoxin has translation MKTVNLQVRINEDLKQEVSSILKAQGLSYTSMLDALFRQIIKERRIPFAIALPTTTPEDTPTPSTLNKNGTYEQPKTTLKASDTINTYAESTANEIEISFDKIDKTGILNIRINPKVKTLTTAILKEMGLTISQTITLVSKQIQFSKAIPKSVNKPFACDSMNADFLTDEEIDQLLDLSYIDIEQGNLTPLEDVISELKKEGLLL, from the coding sequence ATGAAAACCGTAAACCTACAAGTCCGCATCAACGAAGATCTAAAGCAAGAAGTATCTAGCATATTAAAGGCACAGGGCCTATCCTATACATCTATGCTAGATGCACTATTTCGTCAAATCATCAAAGAACGCCGTATCCCATTTGCCATTGCTTTACCAACAACAACTCCAGAAGATACGCCTACACCAAGCACACTCAATAAAAATGGCACATATGAACAACCAAAAACTACATTAAAGGCCTCAGATACTATAAATACATACGCAGAATCAACAGCAAATGAAATAGAAATATCCTTTGACAAAATTGATAAAACAGGCATTCTCAATATCCGGATAAACCCTAAAGTTAAGACACTAACAACAGCTATCTTAAAAGAAATGGGATTAACTATATCACAAACTATTACACTTGTATCTAAACAAATACAATTTTCAAAAGCAATTCCTAAGTCAGTAAACAAGCCTTTTGCTTGTGACTCTATGAATGCAGACTTTCTTACTGACGAAGAAATCGACCAACTACTGGACTTGTCATATATAGATATAGAACAAGGTAATCTAACGCCTTTAGAAGATGTTATTTCTGAATTAAAGAAAGAGGGTCTTCTCTTATGA
- a CDS encoding shikimate kinase produces the protein MKFGLLGRTLGHSFSPRIHSALGNTNYELFEREPSQLQEFFADPELQGINITIPYKVNALEACDVVDPRAERIGCVNTMVRKDGKWHGYNTDYDGFVFTLQHAGIDVAGKECIILGDGASSATVHVALEDLGAKNIVHLSRKTAPFYGDAPNYYETAQIIINCTPIGMYPHNPANLIDITQFSKLEGVVDLIYNPRRTILLLQAEMMEIPHCDGLPFLVAQGVEAANHFQGQSFGTKEIEQILRDMRREKENIILIGMPGVGKTTVGKALGEEMGRTCVDVDQELEKEIGDISTYITEQGEPAFREKEAEMIAKLGTQTGLVISTGGGCVTVPKNFAHLRQNGRIYQLTQPVENLSTTGRVLSSGGLDRLRELEEIRTPMYESFAQCIVEHNRNAPETVAAILEDFEANLL, from the coding sequence CGTACGTTGGGCCATAGCTTCTCCCCTCGCATTCATAGTGCGTTAGGGAATACAAATTATGAATTATTTGAACGCGAACCAAGCCAATTGCAAGAGTTCTTCGCTGATCCAGAATTACAAGGCATCAACATTACAATTCCTTACAAGGTAAATGCCCTTGAAGCTTGTGATGTGGTGGATCCTCGTGCTGAACGTATCGGTTGTGTAAATACAATGGTTCGCAAGGATGGCAAATGGCACGGCTATAATACAGACTATGATGGTTTTGTGTTTACCCTACAACATGCAGGCATCGATGTAGCTGGCAAGGAATGTATCATTCTTGGTGATGGTGCGTCCTCTGCTACCGTTCACGTAGCCCTCGAAGATTTAGGCGCTAAAAATATCGTCCATTTATCTCGCAAAACGGCTCCATTCTATGGTGATGCGCCAAACTATTATGAAACAGCGCAGATTATTATTAACTGCACCCCTATCGGCATGTACCCTCATAATCCAGCCAATCTCATCGATATTACGCAGTTTTCTAAATTGGAAGGTGTTGTAGACCTCATCTACAATCCACGCCGCACGATTTTACTATTACAAGCAGAAATGATGGAAATTCCTCATTGTGATGGCTTGCCATTCCTTGTAGCTCAAGGCGTTGAGGCGGCTAACCATTTCCAAGGCCAAAGCTTTGGCACGAAAGAAATCGAGCAAATCTTGCGCGATATGCGACGTGAAAAGGAGAATATCATCCTCATTGGCATGCCTGGTGTAGGTAAAACAACAGTTGGTAAAGCCCTTGGCGAAGAAATGGGGCGCACTTGTGTTGATGTAGATCAAGAACTAGAAAAAGAAATCGGTGACATTTCCACCTATATTACAGAACAAGGGGAACCTGCGTTCCGTGAAAAAGAAGCAGAAATGATTGCCAAACTCGGCACTCAAACTGGCCTTGTGATCTCCACTGGTGGTGGCTGTGTAACAGTGCCTAAAAACTTCGCGCACCTACGACAAAATGGTCGTATCTACCAATTAACGCAACCAGTAGAAAACCTATCTACCACCGGCCGCGTACTCTCTAGTGGAGGTCTAGACCGTTTACGCGAGCTCGAAGAAATTCGTACACCAATGTATGAAAGCTTTGCTCAATGCATCGTAGAACATAACCGCAATGCACCAGAAACAGTAGCGGCTATCCTAGAAGACTTCGAAGCAAACTTATTGTAA